One genomic segment of bacterium includes these proteins:
- a CDS encoding VCBS repeat-containing protein: VARDPVLGRTLWTLPLKSVRCTIRIAPWDPTIVLLNAPIGERHYQPLQARDRATGELLWWVEPDTDQLVRALGDEVMEGYPMGCCAFDFGDIDGDGALEIVAVFRHSRNYPAAVCLVNRDGRRLRQYANRGHLMAVAVADIDGDGKDEALATGVNNAPAYNGPTVIALDDTYWSGASVDSLCNPGCSEPDSSLARVVFGTMPEEYQAVMGSLRISGNGFQVVSGPDGVSRIALQTYSGRQGTDMNIVFDNRFNPLSADISDTYRGVLLAAGADSLLDSGPANEAWREAWVAGAGRFGAGTMGAGR; encoded by the coding sequence CGTGGCCCGCGACCCCGTCCTGGGCCGGACGCTCTGGACCCTGCCCCTCAAATCGGTCCGCTGCACCATCCGCATCGCACCGTGGGACCCGACGATCGTCCTGCTGAACGCCCCCATCGGCGAACGCCACTACCAGCCCCTGCAGGCCCGCGACCGGGCGACCGGCGAGCTGCTGTGGTGGGTCGAGCCCGACACCGACCAGCTCGTGCGCGCCCTCGGCGACGAGGTCATGGAGGGCTACCCCATGGGCTGCTGCGCCTTCGACTTCGGCGACATCGACGGCGACGGCGCCCTTGAGATCGTGGCCGTGTTCCGGCACAGCCGCAACTATCCCGCCGCCGTGTGCCTGGTGAACCGGGACGGCCGGCGCCTGCGCCAGTACGCCAACCGGGGCCACCTGATGGCGGTCGCGGTCGCGGACATCGACGGCGACGGCAAGGACGAGGCCCTCGCCACCGGCGTCAACAACGCGCCGGCCTACAACGGCCCTACGGTCATCGCCCTGGACGACACCTACTGGTCCGGCGCCTCCGTCGACTCCCTGTGCAATCCCGGCTGCAGCGAGCCGGATTCGTCGCTCGCGCGGGTCGTGTTCGGCACCATGCCGGAAGAGTACCAGGCCGTGATGGGGTCGCTGCGGATCTCGGGGAACGGATTCCAGGTCGTGTCGGGACCGGACGGCGTATCCCGCATCGCGCTGCAGACCTACTCCGGCCGCCAGGGCACCGACATGAACATCGTCTTCGACAATCGGTTCAACCCGCTGTCGGCGGACATCAGCGACACCTACCGGGGCGTCCTCCTGGCGGCGGGCGCCGACTCGCTGCTCGACTCCGGCCCGGCGAACGAAGCCTGGCGCGAGGCCTGGGTCGCAGGGGCCGGGCGCTTCGGAGCCGGGACCATGGGCGCAGGGCGCTAG